The Agromyces atrinae genome window below encodes:
- a CDS encoding efflux RND transporter periplasmic adaptor subunit: MRRSRGESADSPASTGGDDSGLDGLGVTTVIEGEGEGEGEGEGEGEGEGEGESAATEAALKPDPAVSGWRRVLQGNRVLWVLAAVAIVSLIAGVGVSFLIVSPGQAAADAAAPEPGLITVPIESRELSNDVTIRGDAAFADAVEVKIETGSLGGPAVVTGRVPEVGATFEPTSVALEVTGRPVIVLPGDLPAYRTLSVGLSGPDVLQLKAALVSIGIDVGDPSSATFDSATASAVAALYDRVGYPTPDAPEGTAEAVRGARDGVRAAEDGVASARRALAQAQAGPSNAERIEQDNLVRAAERALAEAKAGKGQLSVADAEDQLRLAQARRDEALAPRDASDAQSSLDAAYAGLDAANEVLADASDSTLAFLPASEVLYLSALPRRVDEVKVERGTILQAAAMLVSGATLTINASAAESDAKLLEVGAVASFALPDGTEMAATISSVAPRKAEAGSGSGPRYDVVLAPTDPTPEQVEQLRGQNVRVSISIGSTDGAVLAVPLAALTAGPGGESRVEVAGDDDEKTRLVEVTTGLAAEGFVEITGDIREGELVVVGR, from the coding sequence GTGAGGCGGTCGCGCGGCGAGAGCGCCGACAGCCCCGCATCGACCGGAGGGGATGACTCCGGCCTCGACGGTCTCGGTGTGACCACCGTCATCGAGGGCGAGGGCGAGGGCGAGGGCGAGGGCGAGGGCGAGGGCGAGGGCGAGGGCGAGGGCGAGTCCGCTGCGACCGAGGCGGCGCTGAAGCCCGACCCGGCCGTGTCGGGATGGCGCCGCGTGCTGCAGGGCAATCGCGTCCTGTGGGTGCTCGCAGCCGTCGCGATCGTCTCGCTCATCGCCGGTGTCGGCGTGAGCTTCCTCATCGTCTCGCCCGGTCAGGCCGCGGCCGACGCCGCAGCGCCCGAACCGGGGCTCATCACCGTGCCCATCGAGAGCCGTGAACTCTCGAACGACGTCACGATCCGCGGCGACGCGGCGTTCGCCGACGCCGTAGAGGTCAAGATCGAGACCGGCAGTCTCGGTGGCCCTGCGGTCGTCACGGGTCGCGTGCCCGAGGTCGGGGCGACGTTCGAACCGACATCCGTCGCCCTCGAGGTGACCGGCCGGCCCGTCATCGTGCTGCCGGGCGACCTGCCCGCGTACCGCACGTTGAGCGTCGGTCTCTCTGGCCCTGACGTGCTGCAGCTGAAGGCCGCCCTCGTGTCAATTGGCATCGACGTCGGCGACCCGTCGTCGGCGACGTTCGACTCGGCGACGGCGTCTGCCGTCGCGGCCCTCTACGACCGGGTCGGCTACCCGACCCCGGACGCGCCCGAGGGCACGGCCGAGGCCGTTCGTGGTGCGCGTGACGGCGTGCGCGCGGCCGAGGACGGTGTCGCGAGTGCGCGGCGTGCGCTCGCCCAGGCTCAGGCCGGCCCGAGCAATGCCGAGCGCATCGAGCAGGACAACCTCGTGCGGGCCGCCGAACGCGCGCTCGCCGAGGCGAAGGCCGGCAAGGGGCAGCTCTCCGTCGCCGATGCCGAGGACCAGCTGCGGCTCGCTCAGGCCCGCCGCGACGAAGCCCTCGCCCCGCGCGACGCGAGTGACGCGCAGAGTTCGCTCGACGCCGCCTACGCCGGTCTCGACGCCGCGAACGAGGTGCTCGCCGATGCGTCGGACTCGACCCTCGCGTTCCTGCCCGCGAGCGAGGTGCTCTACCTCTCGGCGCTGCCGCGACGTGTCGACGAAGTGAAGGTCGAACGCGGCACGATCCTCCAGGCCGCCGCGATGCTCGTCTCGGGCGCGACGCTCACGATCAACGCGTCCGCCGCCGAGAGCGACGCGAAGCTGCTCGAGGTCGGTGCTGTGGCGTCCTTCGCTCTCCCCGACGGAACCGAGATGGCGGCGACGATCTCGTCGGTCGCACCGCGGAAGGCCGAGGCGGGCTCGGGCTCCGGCCCGCGCTACGACGTCGTGCTCGCGCCCACCGATCCGACGCCCGAACAGGTCGAACAGCTGCGCGGTCAGAACGTGCGCGTGAGCATCTCGATCGGCTCGACCGACGGCGCCGTGCTCGCGGTTCCGCTCGCCGCCCTCACCGCGGGGCCCGGCGGGGAATCCCGCGTCGAGGTCGCCGGTGACGACGACGAGAAGACTCGGCTCGTCGAGGTGACCACGGGTCTCGCGGCCGAGGGCTTCGTCGAGATCACGGGCGACATCCGTGAGGGCGAACTCGTCGTGGTCGGTCGATGA
- a CDS encoding ABC transporter ATP-binding protein, giving the protein MSETDSVIELTNVTRSFPGPPEVQALKSVNISIGRGDYVSIVGPSGSGKSTLLNVLGLLDRPSVGEYRLDGVSTASLDDDARAALRARTIGFVFQAFHLLPRRTVLDNVLLSTLYSGVPRAERMPRAREALDRVGLGHRLGFLPTTLSGGERQRVAVARAVTASPHVILADEPTGNLDATTSSEVMDLFEELNRDGLTLVVITHDPVVAGRAGRSIRIDDGRVSEL; this is encoded by the coding sequence ATGAGCGAGACCGATTCGGTCATCGAGCTCACGAACGTCACGCGGTCATTCCCCGGCCCGCCCGAGGTTCAGGCGCTCAAGAGCGTCAACATCTCGATCGGCCGCGGCGACTACGTGTCGATCGTCGGTCCGAGCGGTTCGGGCAAGTCGACGCTCCTCAACGTGCTCGGGCTGCTCGACCGTCCGAGCGTCGGCGAGTACCGGCTCGACGGGGTGTCGACGGCCTCCCTCGACGACGACGCTCGGGCCGCGTTGCGCGCCCGCACGATCGGATTCGTCTTCCAGGCGTTCCACCTGCTGCCGCGGCGCACGGTGCTCGACAACGTGCTGCTGTCGACCCTCTACAGCGGAGTGCCGCGTGCCGAGCGCATGCCGCGCGCCCGTGAGGCCCTTGACCGCGTCGGGCTCGGGCATCGGCTCGGGTTCCTGCCGACGACGCTCTCGGGCGGTGAACGTCAGCGCGTCGCCGTCGCCCGCGCCGTCACGGCATCGCCGCACGTCATCCTCGCCGACGAACCGACGGGCAACCTCGACGCGACGACGTCGAGCGAGGTCATGGATCTCTTCGAAGAGCTCAACCGCGACGGACTCACCCTCGTCGTCATCACGCACGACCCCGTCGTCGCGGGTCGCGCCGGCCGGAGCATCCGCATCGACGACGGCCGGGTGAGCGAACTGTGA
- a CDS encoding ABC transporter permease: protein MPRFGRRRGETDTSVPETGATGETPTTDAASERPAVARADRFTVQDLLVEVSHGIGGHTGRLVMTTLGTVLGIASLVVTIGFAQTAAGQIGKQFDAVAATQVIVKPGSTRNASGEETVTARLPWDAPERVERLVGVERAGLIGEVPLGEARITAVPINDPSAPETFSPPLLAGSAGLLDAVRGSVVTGRFFDAGHDERGDRVAVLGERAAEKLGINRVDSQPSIFIGERPYTVIGIVAGVERRPDILDSVVIPLGAARADLGLPAADELQVRIDAGAGGVVAQQAPIALSPNTPENFTVQAPRSGSELQESVQADVNIVFLVLGVIALLAGGLGIANVTLLSVSERTGEIGLRRALGATRRAVAAQFMVESIVIGLLGGLIGAAVGVFAVVGVSLLQQWTPIIDLVMVLGAALLGAVVGLAAGAYPARKAARVEPIAALRSGV from the coding sequence CTGCCCCGATTCGGTCGCCGACGCGGCGAGACAGACACTTCCGTACCCGAGACTGGCGCGACGGGCGAGACCCCGACGACGGATGCCGCGAGCGAACGCCCCGCGGTCGCCCGCGCCGACCGCTTCACCGTGCAGGACCTCCTCGTCGAGGTCAGCCACGGCATCGGCGGTCATACCGGTCGACTCGTCATGACGACTCTCGGAACCGTGCTCGGCATCGCGTCGCTCGTCGTCACGATCGGGTTCGCGCAGACGGCGGCCGGTCAGATCGGCAAGCAGTTCGACGCGGTCGCGGCGACCCAGGTGATCGTGAAGCCCGGTTCGACCCGCAACGCGTCGGGCGAAGAGACGGTGACGGCCCGCTTGCCGTGGGACGCCCCCGAGCGCGTCGAACGCCTCGTCGGCGTCGAGCGCGCCGGGCTCATCGGCGAGGTGCCGCTCGGCGAGGCCCGCATCACGGCGGTGCCGATCAATGACCCGTCTGCGCCCGAGACGTTCAGCCCGCCGCTCCTCGCGGGCTCGGCCGGCCTGCTCGACGCCGTCCGCGGTTCGGTCGTCACCGGTCGATTCTTCGATGCGGGCCATGACGAGCGGGGTGATCGTGTCGCGGTGCTCGGCGAACGCGCCGCCGAGAAGCTCGGCATCAACCGCGTCGACTCGCAACCGTCGATCTTCATCGGTGAACGCCCGTACACCGTCATCGGCATCGTCGCGGGGGTCGAGCGTCGCCCCGACATCCTCGACTCCGTCGTCATCCCGCTCGGTGCGGCCCGCGCCGATCTCGGGCTGCCCGCCGCCGACGAACTGCAGGTGCGCATCGACGCGGGCGCGGGCGGGGTCGTCGCCCAACAGGCGCCGATCGCCCTCAGCCCGAACACCCCCGAGAACTTCACGGTGCAGGCGCCGCGTTCGGGATCGGAGCTCCAGGAGAGCGTGCAGGCCGACGTCAACATCGTCTTCCTCGTGCTCGGAGTCATCGCGCTCCTCGCCGGCGGGCTCGGCATCGCGAACGTCACGCTGCTCTCGGTTTCGGAACGCACGGGTGAGATCGGACTGCGCCGTGCCCTCGGCGCGACGCGGCGCGCGGTCGCCGCGCAGTTCATGGTCGAGTCGATCGTGATCGGTCTGCTCGGCGGCCTCATCGGCGCCGCCGTCGGGGTGTTCGCGGTCGTCGGGGTCTCGCTCCTGCAGCAGTGGACGCCGATCATCGACCTCGTCATGGTGCTCGGTGCGGCGCTCCTCGGAGCCGTCGTGGGCCTCGCTGCCGGCGCGTATCCGGCGCGGAAGGCCGCGCGGGTCGAGCCCATCGCGGCACTCCGATCCGGCGTCTGA
- a CDS encoding D-alanyl-D-alanine carboxypeptidase/D-alanyl-D-alanine-endopeptidase, whose amino-acid sequence MPDLTDDGSEPATGLRGFAVRHRVGLQITAVSVAFVLAAGGAFAAGVLNGKPPQAPPAVAATPTPTPTPEARPAPIPLPVADRIRTCSVAELAADPRLANMQAQVMNASTGAVLFDRGGDTASRTASVLKVLTSAAALSVLGPDYRATTRVVAGAEPGSVVLVGGGDVTLSRTPSGTETVYPGAAHLDDLADQVEQAWEANPDNPPMTKLILDASYFGGDEWHPTWAPAERELGYMSPITALQVDGARDDPSSNTSYRSADPIGQAGEAFADALGGGLTIERGTAPADAALLGQVSSPSVADLIDKALIVSDNSVAEMLARLVAIQSGSGNTFDAIQAGVVAGLMPYGIDTTGITVIDGSGLSDSNAVAPAYLTRLFVKINAREGNLGLVFDSLPIAGGPRGSLSYSDRFTGDSAVADGSVFAKTGWIDTGYTLAGIVHAEDGTPLTFAMYALGDVSDDAKQALDAFAAGIYRCGDNLSNS is encoded by the coding sequence GTGCCAGACCTGACGGATGACGGAAGCGAGCCCGCAACAGGGCTCCGCGGCTTCGCCGTGCGCCATCGCGTCGGTCTCCAGATCACCGCCGTGTCGGTCGCTTTCGTGCTCGCCGCGGGCGGAGCGTTCGCCGCCGGAGTGCTGAACGGCAAGCCGCCGCAGGCACCGCCGGCCGTCGCTGCCACGCCGACTCCGACGCCCACTCCCGAGGCCCGCCCCGCTCCGATTCCCCTGCCCGTCGCCGACCGCATCCGCACGTGCTCGGTCGCCGAGCTCGCGGCCGACCCGCGTCTCGCGAACATGCAGGCGCAGGTCATGAACGCCTCGACGGGCGCCGTGCTCTTCGATCGCGGCGGCGACACCGCGTCGCGCACCGCGAGCGTCTTGAAGGTGCTGACCTCGGCGGCAGCACTCTCGGTGCTCGGACCCGACTACCGGGCGACGACCCGCGTCGTCGCGGGTGCGGAGCCCGGCTCCGTCGTGCTCGTCGGAGGCGGCGATGTGACACTCTCGCGCACGCCGAGCGGCACGGAGACCGTCTACCCGGGCGCCGCGCACCTCGACGACCTCGCCGACCAGGTCGAGCAGGCATGGGAGGCGAACCCCGACAACCCGCCGATGACGAAGCTGATCCTCGACGCGTCGTACTTCGGCGGAGACGAATGGCACCCGACGTGGGCGCCCGCCGAGCGCGAGCTCGGGTACATGTCGCCGATCACGGCGCTGCAGGTCGACGGAGCCCGCGACGACCCCTCGTCGAACACGTCGTATCGTTCGGCTGACCCCATCGGTCAGGCCGGCGAGGCCTTCGCCGACGCACTCGGCGGCGGTCTCACCATCGAACGCGGAACGGCTCCGGCCGACGCGGCCCTGCTCGGTCAGGTGTCGTCGCCGTCGGTCGCCGATCTCATCGACAAGGCGCTCATCGTCTCCGACAACTCGGTCGCCGAGATGCTCGCGCGCCTCGTCGCGATCCAGTCGGGCTCGGGCAACACGTTCGACGCGATCCAGGCGGGCGTCGTCGCCGGACTCATGCCGTACGGCATCGACACGACGGGCATCACCGTCATCGACGGTTCGGGGCTCAGCGACTCGAACGCCGTCGCACCGGCCTACCTCACGCGGCTGTTCGTGAAGATCAACGCGCGCGAGGGCAACCTCGGCCTCGTGTTCGACTCGCTTCCGATCGCCGGAGGCCCGCGCGGCTCGCTCTCGTACTCCGACCGCTTCACGGGAGACAGCGCGGTCGCCGACGGCTCGGTGTTCGCGAAGACCGGGTGGATCGACACCGGTTACACGCTCGCCGGAATCGTCCACGCCGAGGACGGCACTCCGCTCACGTTCGCGATGTACGCCCTCGGCGACGTCTCCGACGACGCGAAGCAAGCGCTCGACGCGTTCGCCGCGGGCATCTACCGTTGCGGCGACAACCTCTCGAACTCCTGA
- a CDS encoding isochorismatase family protein produces MTRALFIIDVQNDFTEGGALGVDGGDAVAAGISRFLDAHADEYSLVVASRDWHDPDNDNGGHFHESPDYVDTWPEHCVAGTDGAEYHPELSVDEVDVHVRKGQGEPAYSIFEGTDDSGATVAHILADRGIVDVDVVGIATDYCVRASALDGVSHGRHIRVFTDLVAGVAAESSDAALAEMAHAGVDITTTDEAFAS; encoded by the coding sequence ATGACTCGGGCGCTCTTCATCATCGACGTTCAGAACGACTTCACCGAGGGCGGCGCGCTCGGCGTCGACGGGGGCGACGCGGTCGCCGCGGGCATCAGCCGCTTCCTCGACGCACACGCCGACGAGTACTCGCTCGTCGTCGCCTCACGCGACTGGCACGACCCCGACAACGACAACGGCGGGCACTTCCACGAGAGCCCCGACTACGTCGACACGTGGCCGGAGCACTGCGTCGCGGGAACCGACGGGGCCGAGTACCACCCCGAGCTCTCGGTCGACGAGGTCGACGTGCACGTGCGAAAAGGGCAGGGCGAGCCGGCCTATTCGATCTTCGAGGGCACGGATGACTCGGGCGCGACGGTCGCCCACATCCTCGCCGACCGCGGCATCGTCGACGTCGACGTCGTGGGCATCGCGACCGACTACTGCGTGCGCGCGAGCGCGCTCGACGGCGTGAGTCACGGCCGCCACATCCGCGTCTTCACCGACCTCGTCGCGGGCGTCGCCGCCGAGTCGAGCGATGCCGCTCTCGCCGAGATGGCGCACGCCGGCGTCGACATCACGACGACCGACGAGGCCTTCGCGTCGTGA
- a CDS encoding alpha/beta fold hydrolase, whose product MTLYAEARDGALIAYEVHAGGNGSPVLLVHGFASNTVDTWERTGWIRAVVDSGRAAITVDLRGHGQSDKPAVADAYTIDRLGADLLAVIDSAGADQVDVVAYSLGCRVAASFARLAPDRIGRLVLGGAGPDELFARWDLAEVDGLLREGRASSDAMITAVLAPALAAGADPEALAALVAGVAGADLTEPRGIPVLFVAGENDPVPAGAEELAREWGAGFLSIPGRDHISTLTSRTFKDAALAFLGGADQHLAE is encoded by the coding sequence GTGACGCTCTACGCCGAGGCCCGCGACGGCGCGCTCATCGCCTACGAGGTGCACGCGGGCGGCAACGGGTCGCCCGTGCTGCTCGTGCACGGCTTCGCTTCGAACACCGTCGACACGTGGGAACGCACGGGGTGGATTCGCGCCGTCGTCGACTCGGGTCGCGCGGCCATCACCGTCGACCTCCGCGGTCACGGTCAGAGCGACAAGCCGGCCGTCGCCGACGCCTACACGATCGACCGGCTCGGAGCCGACCTCCTCGCCGTGATCGACTCAGCCGGAGCCGATCAGGTCGACGTCGTCGCCTACTCGCTCGGGTGTCGCGTCGCCGCGTCCTTCGCCCGGCTCGCGCCCGATCGCATCGGTCGGTTGGTGCTCGGTGGAGCGGGCCCCGACGAGCTGTTCGCCCGCTGGGATCTCGCCGAGGTCGATGGGCTGCTGCGCGAGGGGCGAGCGTCCAGCGACGCGATGATCACCGCGGTGCTCGCTCCCGCCCTCGCCGCTGGCGCCGATCCCGAGGCCCTCGCGGCGCTCGTCGCGGGTGTCGCCGGCGCCGATCTGACCGAGCCGCGCGGCATCCCCGTCCTGTTCGTCGCCGGTGAGAACGACCCCGTGCCGGCCGGTGCCGAGGAGCTCGCTCGGGAGTGGGGCGCCGGTTTCCTGTCGATCCCGGGCCGCGATCACATCTCGACGCTCACGTCGCGCACGTTCAAAGACGCCGCGCTCGCGTTCCTCGGTGGGGCTGACCAGCACCTGGCAGAATGA
- a CDS encoding sensor histidine kinase: MTAKRAVLAVIPLVAGAVLAVILLVADANPWLRIGVPISTLALGAGAIVSAVLLLRGRRAGRERAAVDRAVAEAREAERQERRRFLARLDHELKNPVTAIRTALAAAPTDSPLLDVAAKQAARVSALVDDLAKLADLETRPIERAAVDLESVARDAVDAAEVAHGGRDFHVEFPTVPWPVPPVRGDADLLVVAVYNLVANASKYSDPGARIEVRASEADGFVSLEVSDTGWGIAADDLAGVWDELARGQNARGVDGSGLGLAIVRVIAERHGGSAVIRSEPGVGTRVVLRLPAV, encoded by the coding sequence ATGACCGCGAAGCGCGCCGTCCTCGCCGTCATCCCCCTCGTCGCGGGTGCCGTGCTTGCCGTCATCCTGCTCGTCGCGGACGCGAACCCGTGGCTGCGCATCGGCGTGCCGATCTCGACGCTCGCCCTCGGCGCGGGCGCGATCGTGTCAGCCGTTCTTCTCCTGCGGGGGCGCCGAGCAGGTCGTGAGCGCGCCGCCGTCGATCGTGCCGTCGCCGAGGCCCGCGAGGCCGAACGGCAGGAACGCCGGCGGTTCCTCGCGCGACTCGATCACGAGTTGAAGAACCCCGTCACGGCGATCCGCACCGCGCTGGCCGCAGCCCCGACCGACTCACCGCTCCTCGACGTCGCCGCCAAGCAGGCCGCGCGGGTGAGCGCCCTCGTCGACGATCTCGCGAAGCTCGCCGACCTCGAGACCCGGCCGATCGAACGTGCCGCCGTCGACCTCGAGAGCGTCGCACGCGACGCCGTCGATGCGGCCGAGGTCGCGCACGGTGGGCGCGATTTCCACGTCGAGTTCCCGACCGTGCCGTGGCCCGTGCCGCCCGTGCGCGGCGACGCCGACCTGCTCGTCGTCGCGGTCTACAACCTCGTGGCGAATGCCTCGAAGTACTCCGACCCCGGCGCCCGCATCGAGGTGCGTGCCTCCGAGGCCGACGGGTTCGTGAGCCTCGAGGTCTCCGACACCGGCTGGGGCATCGCCGCCGACGACCTCGCGGGCGTGTGGGACGAGCTCGCCCGCGGCCAGAACGCGCGTGGCGTCGACGGCTCGGGCCTCGGGCTCGCGATCGTGCGCGTCATCGCCGAACGCCATGGCGGCTCGGCCGTCATCCGCTCAGAGCCCGGCGTGGGCACCCGCGTCGTGCTCCGTCTGCCCGCGGTGTGA
- a CDS encoding response regulator transcription factor — translation MTTSPRVLLVDDEEPITSTLAPYLERSGFAVRVAGDGLEALAALEEGPADIIVSDVLMPRLDGRALVRRLREASDWTPVILLTKVDAAFERSAALDEGADDYLGKPFDPPELVSRIRAVLRRTTPGERTLATAGRLVSGPLEFDRTARRVRLDGVDVELTPRATLLLEYLMSHPDELHTRERLLSTLWGFEFAITTRAIDHRVAEIRRALGDDAQNPRFIETVQSSGYRFAGEVRGA, via the coding sequence ATGACGACGTCGCCCCGCGTGCTCCTCGTCGACGACGAGGAACCGATCACCTCGACGCTCGCGCCGTACCTCGAGCGCAGCGGATTCGCGGTGCGCGTCGCGGGCGACGGACTCGAGGCCCTCGCCGCGCTCGAGGAGGGCCCCGCCGACATCATCGTGAGCGACGTGCTCATGCCGCGCCTCGACGGGCGGGCCCTGGTGCGCCGCCTCCGCGAGGCGTCGGACTGGACCCCTGTCATCCTGCTGACGAAGGTGGATGCCGCGTTCGAGCGCTCCGCCGCCCTCGACGAGGGTGCCGACGACTACCTCGGCAAGCCGTTCGATCCGCCGGAGCTCGTCTCACGCATCCGCGCCGTGCTGCGGCGCACGACCCCCGGCGAACGCACGCTCGCGACGGCCGGCCGGCTCGTGAGCGGCCCGCTCGAGTTCGACCGCACCGCCCGGCGTGTGCGGCTCGACGGAGTCGACGTCGAGCTCACGCCGCGCGCGACCCTGCTGCTCGAGTACCTCATGAGCCACCCCGACGAACTGCACACGCGCGAGCGGCTCCTCTCGACCCTGTGGGGTTTCGAGTTCGCGATCACGACTCGCGCGATCGACCACCGGGTCGCCGAGATCCGCCGTGCGCTCGGCGACGACGCGCAGAACCCGCGGTTCATCGAGACGGTGCAGAGCTCTGGGTACCGCTTCGCCGGAGAGGTGAGGGGAGCATGA
- a CDS encoding DUF4190 domain-containing protein, translating into MSADVTPYTVHPTPQPPVYDAPVRRTNGLSIAAFVLGLLGFAVLPVIFGHIALRQIRRNGDAGSAFAIVGLVLGYLAIAVYLVAGIALTSGIIWAVNA; encoded by the coding sequence ATGAGCGCCGACGTCACGCCCTACACGGTGCACCCGACACCGCAACCGCCCGTGTACGACGCCCCCGTGCGCCGCACCAACGGCCTCTCGATCGCCGCGTTCGTGCTCGGCCTCCTCGGCTTCGCCGTGCTGCCCGTGATCTTCGGGCACATCGCACTGCGGCAGATCCGCCGGAACGGCGACGCGGGCTCCGCGTTCGCGATCGTCGGCCTCGTGCTCGGCTACCTCGCGATCGCCGTGTACCTCGTCGCGGGCATCGCGCTCACGAGCGGCATCATCTGGGCTGTGAACGCCTGA
- a CDS encoding thiolase family protein, which produces MSHEAVIVDVVRTPSGRGKPGGLLSGIHPVDLLAGVLETLVARNGLDPATIDDVIGGCVSQIGEQSYNITRNAALAAGFRDSVPATTIDRQCGSSQQAATFAAQGVQSGAYDIVIACGVESMSRVPLGSSAAGADPYGTRLRERYPEGLVNQGVSAELIAARWGFSRGELDDFAAESHRRASDAASAGLFDAETITVPGVEGRVDETVRSGTTAERLAGLAPAFRTDALAERFPEVDWSITPGNSSPLTDGASAALIMSADRAASLGLRPRARFHAFAVTGSDPLLMLTGVIPATARVLDRGRLSMDDIDAFEVNEAFASVPLAWARETGADPAKLNPRGGAIALGHALGSSGTRLLTTLVAELEASGGRFGLQTMCEGGGMANATIIERLS; this is translated from the coding sequence ATGAGCCACGAAGCCGTGATCGTCGACGTCGTCCGTACCCCGAGCGGGCGCGGCAAACCGGGCGGGCTGCTGAGTGGCATCCACCCCGTCGACCTTCTCGCCGGTGTCCTCGAGACCCTCGTCGCGCGGAACGGCCTCGACCCCGCGACGATCGACGACGTGATCGGCGGGTGCGTCAGCCAGATCGGCGAACAGAGCTACAACATCACACGGAACGCCGCGCTCGCCGCGGGTTTCCGCGACTCGGTGCCGGCGACGACGATCGACCGGCAGTGCGGATCGAGCCAGCAGGCGGCGACGTTCGCCGCGCAGGGTGTGCAGTCGGGCGCCTACGACATCGTCATCGCGTGCGGCGTCGAGTCGATGAGCCGTGTGCCGCTCGGATCGAGTGCCGCGGGGGCCGACCCGTACGGCACGCGCCTCCGCGAGCGCTACCCGGAGGGACTTGTGAACCAGGGCGTCTCGGCCGAGCTCATCGCCGCACGGTGGGGATTCTCGCGCGGCGAACTCGACGACTTCGCCGCCGAGTCGCACCGACGGGCATCGGATGCCGCGAGCGCGGGTCTCTTCGACGCTGAGACGATCACCGTGCCGGGCGTCGAGGGTCGCGTCGACGAGACGGTGCGGTCGGGCACGACGGCCGAGCGGCTCGCCGGTCTTGCGCCCGCGTTCCGCACCGACGCCCTCGCCGAGCGCTTCCCCGAAGTCGACTGGTCGATCACACCCGGCAATTCGTCGCCCCTCACCGACGGCGCCTCGGCGGCCCTCATCATGAGCGCCGACCGGGCCGCGTCGCTGGGGCTGCGGCCGCGGGCACGCTTCCACGCCTTCGCCGTGACCGGGAGCGACCCGCTCCTCATGCTCACGGGCGTCATCCCCGCGACCGCTCGCGTACTCGACCGCGGCCGGCTCTCGATGGACGACATCGACGCGTTCGAGGTCAACGAGGCCTTCGCGTCGGTGCCGCTCGCGTGGGCGCGGGAGACGGGGGCCGACCCGGCGAAGCTCAACCCGCGCGGAGGTGCGATCGCCCTCGGGCACGCTCTCGGCTCGTCGGGAACGCGCCTCCTGACGACCCTCGTCGCCGAGCTCGAAGCGAGCGGCGGCCGGTTCGGGCTGCAGACCATGTGCGAAGGCGGCGGAATGGCCAACGCGACGATCATCGAGAGGCTCTCATGA
- a CDS encoding 3-hydroxyacyl-CoA dehydrogenase, which produces MNIDGVSALVTGGASGLGRATAEALVAGGAHVVILDLARSDGAAVAESIGAHFVPADVSDEGEVEAAVAAAVELGPLRVAVNCAGIATASRTVGRSGPHALELFERTIRVNLVGTFNVTRLAAAAMAENEPIASSVLPGVPETPERGVIVNTASVAAFDGQIGQAAYSASKGAVAAMTLPLARDLSTLLVRVMTIAPGIFETPMMAGMPDEVQASLAAQIPHPSRLGTPAEYAALVRHIIANPMLNGETIRLDGAIRMQPK; this is translated from the coding sequence ATGAACATCGACGGAGTATCAGCGCTCGTCACCGGCGGAGCCTCGGGGCTCGGGCGGGCCACGGCTGAGGCCCTCGTCGCGGGTGGCGCGCACGTCGTCATCCTCGACCTCGCGCGGTCGGACGGCGCTGCGGTCGCGGAATCGATCGGGGCGCACTTCGTGCCCGCCGACGTGTCGGACGAGGGCGAGGTCGAAGCAGCTGTCGCTGCCGCCGTCGAGCTCGGGCCGCTCCGCGTCGCCGTGAACTGCGCGGGAATCGCGACGGCGTCGCGCACCGTCGGCCGAAGCGGACCGCACGCCCTCGAACTCTTCGAGCGCACGATCCGCGTGAACCTCGTCGGAACGTTCAACGTCACGCGCCTCGCCGCGGCGGCGATGGCCGAGAACGAGCCGATCGCGTCATCCGTCCTGCCCGGCGTGCCCGAGACGCCCGAGCGCGGCGTCATCGTCAACACGGCGTCGGTCGCGGCGTTCGACGGGCAGATCGGTCAGGCCGCGTACTCGGCGTCGAAGGGCGCCGTCGCCGCGATGACCCTGCCGCTCGCGCGCGACCTGTCGACCCTGCTCGTGCGCGTCATGACGATCGCGCCCGGCATCTTCGAGACGCCCATGATGGCGGGCATGCCGGACGAGGTGCAGGCGTCTCTCGCCGCGCAGATCCCGCACCCGTCGCGGCTCGGAACCCCCGCGGAGTACGCCGCGCTCGTGCGGCACATCATCGCGAACCCCATGCTCAACGGCGAGACGATCCGCCTCGACGGCGCCATCCGCATGCAGCCCAAGTAA